The Helianthus annuus cultivar XRQ/B chromosome 16, HanXRQr2.0-SUNRISE, whole genome shotgun sequence genome includes a window with the following:
- the LOC118488308 gene encoding uncharacterized protein LOC118488308: MISYLNNNTQICFKSPSTCNHNLIDTKQVEEEDGIEIDHGFCPGLTLTRMFSQPAKQVEEEDEIEIDQKRLPTDYDPATFDPTEHCSPPTERVWRLVDEMSSLTLVEVAELSSIMMKKMGMKEPPVVAVMKQGAAGVSGVAAKGQTAAKEETKPEKSIFELKLDSFEAASKIKIIKEVRTDTVSTTYKYVFFSQRQSFDLGFGLGICKVLDQICDATVN; the protein is encoded by the exons ATGATTTCGTATCTGAATAACAACACCCAAATATGTTTCAAGTCTCCTTCAACCTGCAATCATAACCTCATTGACACAAAACAAGTGGAAGAAGAAGACGGAATTGAGATCGACCATGGATTCTGTCCAG GTTTGACTTTGACCAGAATGTTCAGTCAACCCGCAAAACAAGTGGAAGAAGAAGACGAAATTGAGATCGACCAAAAGAGACTCCCAACAGATTACGACCCTGCAACATTTGACCCAACCGAACACTGCAGCCCACCAACAGAACGCGTATGGAGACTCGTAGACGAAATGTCATCACTCACATTAGTTGAGGTAGCTGAACTTTCTTCAATAATGATGAAAAAGATGGGTATGAAAGAGCCGCCAGTTGTGGCAGTGATGAAGCAAGGAGCCGCCGGGGTATCGGGTGTGGCGGCAAAAGGTCAAACTGCTGCAAAGGAAGAGACAAAGCCCGAAAAGTCCATCTTTGAGTTGAAACTTGACTCGTTTGAAGCAGCTTCGAAGATCAAGATTATTAAAGAAGTGAGAACTGATACTGTCTCCACAACTTACAAATACGTTTTTTTTAGCCAGAGACAGAGTTTCGATTTAGGGTTTGGTTTGGGGATTTGCAAGGTTTTGGATCAG ATTTGTGACGCAACTGtaaattaa